Proteins encoded together in one Bradyrhizobium sp. PSBB068 window:
- a CDS encoding LysR family transcriptional regulator — protein MDRLEAMTVLVAVVDNGGFTAAARALGLPLPTVSRKLAELESHLGTRLLNRSTRRIALTDAGQDYLSACKRILEEIGDAERKVAGEYVAPKGELVISAPIVFGRLHVIPVISEFLAKHPDIDIRIVLSDRNAHLLDDDIDLAVRIGRLRDSSMVATQVGMVRQITCGSPNYFAANGIPKVPRDLQKLSVITFEALNSGTSWSYGGKKSEALPVRSRLSVNTAEAAIDAAIAGTGVTRVLCYQAAQAVAGGKLQVVLSSFEPAPVPVSIIYASQNMLPLKMRSFIDFAAPRLRARLSQLADRAKA, from the coding sequence TTGGATCGTTTGGAGGCGATGACGGTCCTCGTGGCCGTGGTGGACAACGGAGGCTTCACCGCGGCGGCGCGTGCGTTGGGTCTGCCTCTTCCCACCGTCAGTCGAAAGCTGGCAGAGCTGGAATCGCATCTTGGCACTCGGCTGCTGAACAGGTCGACGCGACGGATCGCGCTGACCGACGCGGGGCAGGACTACCTGTCTGCTTGCAAGCGCATCCTCGAGGAGATCGGGGACGCCGAGCGAAAGGTTGCCGGCGAATACGTCGCTCCGAAGGGGGAGTTGGTCATATCCGCGCCCATCGTGTTTGGCAGGCTCCATGTGATCCCTGTCATCAGCGAGTTTCTGGCGAAACATCCTGATATCGACATCCGGATCGTCCTGTCCGACCGGAACGCTCATCTGCTCGACGACGACATCGATCTGGCCGTGCGGATCGGCCGACTGCGCGACAGCTCCATGGTTGCAACGCAAGTGGGGATGGTGCGCCAGATCACTTGCGGAAGTCCAAACTACTTTGCGGCGAACGGAATTCCGAAAGTGCCGCGCGACCTTCAAAAACTTTCTGTCATTACCTTCGAGGCGCTGAATTCAGGGACGTCGTGGTCCTATGGAGGCAAGAAGAGCGAAGCGCTGCCAGTCCGCTCGCGCCTGTCCGTCAATACCGCAGAAGCCGCGATCGATGCGGCGATTGCGGGCACGGGCGTGACCCGAGTGCTGTGCTATCAGGCCGCGCAAGCGGTCGCTGGCGGCAAGTTACAGGTCGTGCTCAGCTCCTTTGAGCCTGCGCCGGTGCCGGTGAGCATCATCTACGCAAGTCAAAATATGCTTCCGCTGAAGATGCGCAGCTTCATCGATTTTGCGGCTCCGCGGCTTCGCGCAAGGCTTTCTCAACTCGCTGATCGCGCCAAGGCGTAA
- a CDS encoding O-succinylhomoserine sulfhydrylase translates to MSESEGTARFRPETRLVHGGTLRSQFGETSEGLFLTQGYVYDTAEQCEARFKGQDPGFIYSRYSNPTIAMFERRMIELEGAEAARSTATGMAAVTTAILAPLKAGDHVVASKALFGSCLYVVQDLLPRYGIETTLVDGLDLDQWQRALRPNTKTFFLESPTNPTLDVLDIGAIAKIAHSGGARLIVDNVFATPIWQSPLSLGADVVVYSATKHIDGQGRCLGGIILSSEAFIAEHIHNFMRQTGPSLSPFNAWVLLKGLETLGVRVRAQTENAAKIAEALASHPKVTRLVYPGRADHPQAATVKKQMGAGSTLVGFEVKDGKAGAFRCLNALKISRISNNLGDAKSLVTHPATTTHQRLAPEARAELGISEGFIRFSAGLEHPDDLIEDFQRALEQV, encoded by the coding sequence ATGTCTGAATCTGAAGGTACCGCCCGCTTCCGTCCCGAAACCCGCCTGGTCCATGGCGGCACGCTGCGCTCGCAATTCGGGGAGACGTCGGAAGGGCTGTTTCTCACCCAGGGTTACGTCTACGACACCGCTGAGCAATGCGAGGCGCGCTTCAAGGGCCAGGATCCCGGCTTCATCTATTCGCGCTATTCCAACCCGACGATTGCGATGTTCGAGCGCCGCATGATCGAGCTCGAGGGCGCGGAAGCCGCGCGCTCGACCGCGACCGGCATGGCCGCGGTGACCACCGCGATCCTCGCGCCCCTGAAGGCCGGCGACCACGTGGTGGCATCGAAGGCGCTGTTCGGCTCCTGCCTCTACGTGGTGCAGGACCTGCTGCCGCGCTACGGCATCGAGACGACGCTGGTCGACGGGCTTGACCTCGACCAATGGCAGCGCGCGTTGCGGCCGAACACCAAGACCTTCTTCCTGGAGAGCCCGACCAACCCGACGCTCGACGTGCTCGATATCGGCGCGATCGCCAAGATCGCCCACAGCGGCGGCGCCCGGCTGATCGTCGACAACGTGTTCGCGACGCCGATCTGGCAGAGCCCGCTGTCGCTCGGCGCCGACGTCGTGGTCTATTCCGCGACCAAGCATATCGACGGCCAGGGCCGCTGCCTCGGCGGCATCATCCTGTCGTCGGAAGCCTTCATCGCCGAGCACATCCACAATTTCATGCGCCAGACCGGCCCGTCGCTATCGCCGTTCAACGCCTGGGTGCTGCTGAAGGGACTGGAGACGCTCGGCGTCCGCGTCCGCGCGCAGACCGAGAACGCGGCGAAGATCGCCGAGGCGCTGGCGAGCCATCCGAAGGTCACCCGGCTGGTCTATCCCGGCCGCGCGGATCATCCGCAGGCCGCGACGGTGAAGAAGCAGATGGGCGCCGGCTCGACGCTGGTCGGCTTCGAGGTCAAGGACGGCAAGGCCGGCGCGTTCCGCTGTCTCAACGCGCTGAAGATCTCGCGCATCTCCAACAATCTCGGCGACGCCAAGAGCCTGGTCACGCATCCCGCCACCACGACGCATCAGCGCCTGGCGCCGGAAGCGCGCGCCGAACTCGGCATTAGCGAGGGTTTTATTCGCTTCTCGGCCGGGCTCGAGCATCCCGACGATCTGATCGAGGATTTCCAGCGCGCGCTGGAGCAGGTCTAA
- a CDS encoding 2'-deoxycytidine 5'-triphosphate deaminase, translating to MSFTLEDESNGILPDRMIAEMAEAGLILPAYDFVESQIQPASLDLRLGDIAYRVRASFLPGPDATVAERIDQLKLHEIDLSDGAVLETNCVYIVPLLESLALPPEIVAAANPKSSTGRLDVFTRVIADGTRRFDMIGAGYHGPLYAEISPKTFPVLLREGSRLSQVRFRIGEATLTADELDELHAAERLVDADNADLTHGVALSVDLSGENSGGFVGYRAKRHTGVVDVDRRGGYAVEEFWEPIKARPDGSLILDPGEFYILASKEAVQVPPDYAAEMVPFDPLVGEFRVHYAGFFDPGFGYAGAGGKGARAVLEVRSREVPFILEHGQIVGRLVYERMLERPDALYGQRIGSNYQAQGLKLSKHFRV from the coding sequence GTGTCGTTCACGCTGGAAGATGAATCCAACGGAATCCTGCCCGACCGCATGATCGCGGAGATGGCGGAGGCTGGCCTCATTCTGCCCGCCTACGACTTTGTCGAGAGCCAGATCCAGCCGGCAAGCCTTGATCTCCGCCTCGGCGACATCGCCTACCGGGTCCGCGCCAGCTTCCTGCCGGGGCCCGATGCCACCGTCGCCGAGCGGATCGACCAGCTCAAGCTGCACGAGATCGATCTCTCCGACGGCGCCGTGCTGGAGACCAATTGCGTCTACATCGTGCCGCTGCTGGAGAGCCTGGCGCTGCCGCCGGAGATCGTGGCCGCGGCCAACCCGAAGAGCTCGACCGGACGGCTCGACGTCTTCACCCGCGTGATCGCCGACGGCACGCGCCGCTTCGACATGATCGGTGCCGGTTATCACGGCCCGCTCTATGCCGAGATCTCACCGAAGACGTTTCCGGTGCTGCTGCGGGAGGGCTCGCGGCTCAGCCAGGTCCGCTTCCGGATCGGCGAGGCGACCTTGACCGCCGACGAGCTGGACGAGCTGCATGCCGCCGAGCGGCTGGTCGATGCCGACAATGCCGATCTCACCCATGGTGTCGCGCTCTCGGTCGATCTCTCCGGCGAAAACTCGGGCGGCTTCGTTGGCTATCGCGCCAAGCGCCACACCGGCGTGGTCGATGTCGATCGCCGCGGCGGCTATGCCGTCGAGGAGTTCTGGGAGCCGATCAAGGCGCGCCCTGACGGCAGCCTGATCCTCGATCCCGGCGAATTCTACATCCTTGCGTCCAAGGAAGCCGTGCAGGTGCCGCCGGACTACGCCGCGGAGATGGTGCCGTTCGATCCCTTGGTCGGCGAATTCCGCGTCCACTATGCCGGCTTCTTCGATCCCGGCTTCGGCTATGCCGGCGCCGGCGGCAAGGGCGCGCGCGCCGTGCTCGAAGTGCGCTCGCGCGAGGTGCCGTTCATTCTCGAGCACGGCCAGATCGTCGGCCGCCTCGTCTATGAACGCATGCTGGAGCGTCCCGATGCGCTCTACGGCCAGCGCATCGGCTCGAACTATCAGGCGCAGGGCCTGAAGCTCTCCAAGCATTTTCGCGTGTAG